TGAGTTTGGCCCAACTCTCATCACTATTGAGCACCATCGACGCGATGAGTTGATTATGGCCAGGATGTATGTCTTAGAGATGTTCCGCCATCAGAATGGCAGTCGGGCTTCTACTGATCTGCAGTTGGGTGAGGTCGAGAGGCGCTACCCTTTGAATGACCATACCAAGGCACTACTTGGCATTGGTCCTGAGTTTTATAAGCCGATCGATAATAATATTTCTACCGATGAGGAGCGCGCGTGCACTAGCTCAGATGTGGAGTTCGACTTGGATGAGGAGGTAGACCCAGATTAGGCCATAGGAAGTGATGCGATAGAGGACTTATCAAGGAGAGTTTTCACCTTACCTCTTGAACTATTCTGAATTTTTGCAAAGAACTGGGGACAGTGCTATTGTATAAGTGTGGGGTGAGGGGTGAAAAACATATCTGGtctgtatatatttttattgatgaacattgttagagtcttttgttttgtctttgttttatttttggttcCTTGGAGGTTATTTTCGGTTCTTTGGCTAATGATAGTCCTTTTGAACcgtacaaaatacaaaaatatttttgtcttaGTAGGATTGATTCAGTAGTCGTAGTTGAGTCACGTTTCCCAATGATAGATGGATGACGACCGTCTTAAGGGCAATTTCGTCATTTGAGTCTTAGGTTGGGTTGTGCTGAAGCTGAAATTCTAAAAGTAATATGTAGGAAAAGCATGTTTGAAAGGGATATATGAATGCAGTTGAACTTTTTTGTATATGACTTGAATGATGCAACTAAAGCTTAATTTGAACTTTATGCATGATCTGAGTGTGTTGCTGTGATTGATCCGTTCTTGAGTATAACTTGTGCCATGAGCGGTGAATTGTTGTAATATCCATGAATGCATCTGAGTGTAGAACTTGCCCGACATGTTATTGAAGCAAAATACAAGTGTCGCTGTGTTTAAACATGATAATAGgccttttttgaattttctggAATTTTAGCCTGTTCAGAAATAATATCCCTGGTATAGCCCAATTGAGACTTTTTAGCCTTGATTTTGTTCTAACCCACATAATGAAGCCGAATCCCTTTTTATTGATACCGTTAGCTTTGATCCCAAGCCCTAATGCACTATTTTAGGAGGAAAAGTAAAAAGAACGGAAAAAGTAAATAGGGTGGAAATGTTTAGTTGTTGGGAAAGAGTGAAAAGAGGAGGTAAAACGATACCCCATGAGTGTGAATCTGAAATTGGCCCTAGTGGTTAGGACATTGTGCACTTTCACTAGGGGAAACCCAAGTGGAAGGTGGCTAACTTAGTGAATACCTTAATGATGGGTAAGCTTATCTAAATGAATCCTCCCTTACCttaagcctacattacaactaGAACAAgttctatttgattttgagcATAACACACTTTATTAGtagagatgtacataatgggtaAGCTTATGGTTTTCAATGCATACATGTTGGATGTTGTTGTGAGTGAGAGTGTACCTTGTTTGCAAAGTCCTTAAAGTATATTAAATTTGCTGAGTTGAGTGTGTGGCCTATTCTTTGGAGTGAGGGGCACTTGTTGTATGAAAGATAGGTGATATGTAACAGTGCACATTTTGTTGAATGCGTTGGTTGCTAAAAGTTGTCAAGTCAGTTACAGGAGTCATGCAtactttaaataaaataatgcatGTGTTAATTGGTTACATATCCTTGAGAGAAAGTAGCTGATGCACAAATACCATAGTAGCGAGTCTAGGTCTAGGAGTAGTTAGTAAGATGTCCGAGGACGAACAAAGCTCTAAGTGTGGGGTAgggatcttaggcatatttatatgcctagaaATCTAATATGCCCATATTTAAGCTAAGTTTGAATTCAATATGTGTCAGTTTATAGTCTTATCGAGTATTTTGGTTGTTTATGAGCTAACCAACATGATTAGTTATGTAGGTGAGCTTAATTGTAGAAACGAGCATGAAAATGGACAATGGGGAACAAAAAAGATCTGAGTCGAAAGGAAGCAAGGAAGAAGATTGAAGAAATGACATTCAAGGCATCTCCGTATCCTCTCCGCGTCGCTGAGAGGAATTCTAATTTAGGCTTGTGAAATACATTTTGAGGCAGAACCCTCCGTGTAGCAGCCACGTCGCGGAGAGCTGTATCTGCTCGCAAATTGAGTCAGAGTTTTGTCTCTGCATCGCGGAGAGGAAGTGAATATTAATTAGCAAAAGTTAACTTTGAGGCAGAGCACTCCGTGGAGTTCCTGTGTCGCGGAGAAGGCGAATGCGCCTTGAAGTGAATCTGGGAAGCACCTCTGCGTCGCGCCCTAGGGTTCCAATTTTTGCCGTTTTGGATTCAGTATAAatatgtcattattttattttattaagagaTTCTTTTTTCTGGATTTTGAAGAACGACGACTTGGAAGAACGTTTTCACcatttttagggttctttcctAAACTCTTTTACTTTCAATCTCTTTATGTTGATTCAACATTGTTTGATTGAATATTTGAATATGAGTAGAAAAATGCCCTAGTTCTAGGGCTATGGCTATAGGATGATTGTAATCTATTAAGTTTTTATTGGGTTAATGTCAATTATCATATGAATCTTTCTTATGTTCTTGTTTTCCATATTTCGTGACtgatcaccattgaaataaatatattttccaaattgaactcgggagaggaataagaggatagaatGTGGGGGATAAGGAGcatgattaatttttattaattagggttaatttgtatctaggatagggatatacctagaaaccATGCTTTGTCACTATACAGGAAGAAATCGTAATGCTCGGTACTTAATCCATCCTATCCCCGCTCAATGATATAGTTATGGTGTTATTTATCATAGGCGAGTAGAGGTCGGGAgatcatgatcatacatttaaccctGTGATTCATTGATTTGATAGTTGATATATACCCATTTAAATGACAGTAATTGGATGAATCCTGATAAAAGCTGCAACCCTGGACTttacccaaataattatttttaaaccCTTGAAATTGAATCGTGTTTGTTTCGTTTTGTTGAATTCTTAGAATTAGAAACTAAATCACTTTTGAATCTTGGTAACACTTGTGATTAGCGAAAAGTTAGAGAAATTGAGTGATTCTAAGTGTAAGTCCCTGTGGGTACGATACCCGACTCTTTATAATAGCCACTTTAATACTTGAATGACCACGTTCACTTGCGTATGCAATTTGGGCGCAAcatagagtcttgttcataagtgtgaagcgcgccacacttatatatgagaggctataagatgtttaggaactttcacttctttcattactctttagtGGTACTTTGGAGTTCTAACTCTATGAAATCctttttcctaacccttctcttgtgattataggcaatgaatacaagaaaaGGGAATGCAAGGAGGATGCAAggggagaatgtgaatgagggagttcctcccaaGCCCCTTAAGATCCTCAAGCTCCTAATGATGAAGGGGTCATGACTAATGTGGAAATAAAGGCGGAATTCCAAACATTGACTCAACTTATGATGGTTCAAACTCAAGCCATCACCACTCAAGCCCAAGCTATAACGGCACAAACAAATAGGGAAGTTGGGCCCCGAGTGAATCCTAATGTGAGCACCATGGCttcaaggttgagagacttcACAAGAATGAACCCTCATATGTTCTTTGGTTCCAAAGTGAatgaagatcctcaagagttcttGGAAGAGGTCTACAAGATAGTGgatgctatgggggtgactCCTATTGAGAAAGCCAAACTAGCTgggtatcaattgaaagatatgGCCCAAGTATGGTATACGCAATGGAAGGATAATAGGGCTATAAGAGCGGGTCCCATAAGTTGAGAAGTGTTCAAGAAAGTATTCCTTGATAGATTatttccccgtgagaagagggaaGCCAAAGTTGAGGAGTTCATCAAACTTCGTCAAGGAGGTATGAATGTCCAATAATACTCCTTGAAATTCACTAAGTTGTCCAAATATGCccccatctttggtgtctaatCCTAGAGATGAGATGAGCCGATTCGTGATGGGTGTGTATGATTCAATTGAGGAAGAATGTCGTGCGGCTATGCTTCATGACAATATGGACATTTCACGTCTATTGGTCTATgctcaacaagttgaggagacAAGGcttaggaagaagaatagagaggtAAAGAGGGCAAGCACCGGTGATGTAAATTCTTCTAAGGGTAAATTTGAGGTTCAAGGTAAAccaaagttcaagaagaggttttccaaccaaagCTTCTCTAGCACTCCAATggtcaacaaagatagggtgtctaaccctaagccacaaggaggtaatagtggtAGCCCTTATATTGATAGGCCTAATTGTGCAAAAGTGTAGTAAGAAGCATGAAGGCAAATGCCTAGTTGGCACGGATGGTTGCTTTAATTGTGGGAAGAGCGGTCATATGAAGAGAGATTGTCCTATGCTAAATTTTCAAGTGAGAAAGGGCAAGCAAGTCCCTCCAAGTGGAATGCTCCCAAGAAGAACTgtttttatgctctccaatcacgaggtgaccaagagagctccccaGATGTTGTAACAGGTATGTTGCAAGTCTCTtccattgatgtttatgcattattagacccCGGTGCCACATTGTCATTTGTTACACCttttgtggctatgaaatttgaaatgctCCCCGATGTGTTAGAAGAATCTTTTCTGGTTTCTACCCCGATTGGTGACTCGGTAGTGGAAAAAACAGTCTATATGAGTTGTCCTATTACTTTGTCTCATaaagtcactttggttgatttggtagaaTTAGACATGCtttattttgatgtaatttttggcatggattggttgcatgcatgttatgcttcaatagattgtaggacccaagtggtcaaatttcaatttcctaaGGAGCCAATTTTaaagtggaaggggggaaattctattcctagaggtcaatttgtgtcATATCTAAAAGCTGggaaaatgatctccaaggGGTGCATGTATCATATTGTTAAGGTTATGGATGTTGAGTCCGAGGTTCGTTCATTAGAGTCGGTCCCCGTGgtgaatgagtttccagaagtctttcccgatgTCTTGCCCGACATTCCTCCCGAACAAAAAATAGACTTTGGCATTGATCTTTTAccggatacacaacccatatctatccctccctatagaatggctccggttgaattgaaagagttgaatgAGCAACTCAAGGACTTGTTAGACAAGGGATTTATTCAACCAAAcatatctccatggggtgctccggtattgtttgtgaaaaagaaagatgggtcccttaggatgtgtattgattatcgccgattgaacaaggtcactataaagaataagtatccccttcctaggattgacgatttgtttgatcaacttcaaggggctaacTATTTATCCAAGATAGATCTTTGTTCGGTTTACCATCAACTAAGGGTAAGAGGGGTTGACATTCCTAAGACGGCCTTCCGGACATGACATGTGTAACATGCCGAAAATTCTATGaattaagttagagcctcaccttatgaataatgaattaacaatagttaaaatgatgtttataaacctaaactaatgtaattgacttggtttggaagagtaaaagtctaaacgtcaacaaacgaccacgacgtcggaaactagagaagaatgtgttctagtgtgtccttaggttttgggcaggtttgggagtgtcgtatgatggtataatgtTGTGAAAAGGTTtcaaataggtaaatatatgttcataGGGTCAAAACATTCAAATACGACTCCCCGGAGCCACCCTAAGGgaccccgaggaggaccccaaccttagccaagcaaactgccaaggcagcttgcaaattgcagTTGGAGGGAATAGGGGCGCATCGCACAGTTGGAGAAAAAAGTCAGTTCGTGTCGCGGTCGtatcgcggactctactgtctcagaatttaattccaaatattttCAGGGaacatctccgcgtcgcggattTGTTCTACGACGAAAATGtagaaattcagaaatctatttttacttcatcaaagagtccatttaagtgaggggtatttagggtactatAGGGGttgtgtatataatgatttttaagtcaatttacctcacttttatcactcaaacacaaaaccccaaagaaccaaacctaaagttcctccttctctctgctctctctcttctcaagaacttcattgaagaagattggaacttcaagaagaagaccaactctccaaggttacAACTCGTATTTTCGTAGTTAATTCGTCagtaaggtatggttgcttatcactcttgggattcctttccccaagaggccccttcaagataaatttcaaaatctccaatttctaggttttcaatccaaaaacgtgggtcttctttctaaagtgaaattgatgttataaactgactttgattgatgttatatgaacaattatggatgaatttatgttgtattggtggtttcttgaagaattccccatgagacccatgtttctccttcttttcctaattctaaccctagtttttgttggatattgattgaagtctatgaattgaatgtgatgttatgtaattcgtgtttgtatgatgattctaccctaggttatgtataatttctatgaaattagggttgagtctttgaatgaagccttgaaagctatgaagggaatatgtcaattgcttatattgatgttgattatgttattacttcattaattactttgtattatgtattggttatgaattgcttggtaattgaagtatggatgtcccacgaagggcaagaaggtatgaaggttggttcttttttgaactcaagtatgaaaggtgaattacttagattgtattgatgctatacctaatgtgttattgtggtgttgatgacctagtttcctcatccttaaccctctacacttgaattagctatgaagtatgtatgcatattatggtatgattgctatatgattgaaatgtagttctcatgattgtagtgtaatgtaaagtgaaaggtttactcacttgctaagtgtcttctaaagtgaaagaattgttactcacttatgaacacatatgagctattatggtaagatgtctacttAAGGGTCtattaaaggctaatgtgaacttatgtgatgagtAAAGAttattacaaaagggaatcagatgcttagcaccgaaagggcatgcaAATAAGATGGGGGTCTCACATTTAGTAAGTCTGGCTCCTCACAtaggtttcctcacgtttagcaagtttggattacctacggtatgtgttgtctcatgagatggaaacccccacgtttagtaagttagggtttctagaaggaatctccttgacccttaactatgtgcccacagaggactctagcttagtggatccacctagatagctatgtacgaatggttacaccttaggtaagtgttaaccctctctttttggtgtgggagtagaacaccggattccatgtagctctcatggtctatgtcggttattgtaacatttccctaatgtaaaagtaaataaaggtatgaaaggtgtgaactcttactagggctttcttaagggtttctacatagtgtaagggagggtatgagacttctcttgcacattgcacatgtgggatcctaagagatggttttagtagtgttctcttatgattatgattattatgactcATGTATGTTGAagttatgttatgtatgatcattatgaatatggtaatttatgatgaaatatgatcttatgaatgtatgcatggagtaggttgcttaatgtgatacttggctttgaatagggttatggggttctattctttgcattgcactagtattgcttggactgtctacatgttgggatgatattatgttggtttggactacGATACTTaattgtgtgcatattggatttacttggcaaaacgcatgttttgaataaaatgtccttttatgcatgtttcaatggtttttatgcatagtggccatacttagtacgtgtgttgtactaacccatattttctcccttttcccaaacatttaggttcgggccgttgaggattcaaccttacttctcaagaaacttagagttgcttccccaagttggtgagtcctc
This genomic stretch from Solanum stenotomum isolate F172 chromosome 10, ASM1918654v1, whole genome shotgun sequence harbors:
- the LOC125842980 gene encoding uncharacterized protein LOC125842980 gives rise to the protein MPPSLVSNPRDEMSRFVMGVYDSIEEECRAAMLHDNMDISRLLVYAQQVEETRLRKKNREVKRASTGDVNSSKGKFEVQGLIVQKCSKKHEGKCLVGTDGCFNCGKSGHMKRDCPMLNFQVRKGKQVPPSGMLPRRTVFMLSNHEVTKRAPQML